A window of the Salegentibacter mishustinae genome harbors these coding sequences:
- a CDS encoding sodium-translocating pyrophosphatase: MESMMIYMPAILAVVGLIFMWAKRSWVLKQDAGDGKMKDISSHIYEGALAFLNAEYKLLSFFVVGASIALAAIAYIVPTTHYLIVVAFIFGAFFSALAGNMGMKIATKTNVRTTQAARTSLPQALKVSFGGGTVMGLGVAGLAVLGLTGFFILFFHYFMGGEWTNTTQMTVVLETLAGFSLGAESIALFARVGGGIYTKAADVGADLVGKVEAGIPEDDPRNPATIADNVGDNVGDVAGMGADLFGSYVATVLAAMVLGNYIIEDMGGNIVDAGFGGIGPILLPMAIAGAGIIISIIGTLLVKISSNSAKEAEVQKALNIGNWTAIILVAVASYFLVTWMLPKETLTMGFFVGGAEGFEYMDISSIRVFYACLVGIVVGGVISAVTEYYTGLGKKPVLSIVQNSSTGAGTNIIAGLATGMISTFLSVLLFAIAIWASYAFAGFYGVALAASAMMATTAMQLAIDAFGPIADNAGGIAEMSELPAEVRERTDILDSVGNTTAATGKGFAIASAALTSLALFAAYVTFTGIDGINIFKAPVLSMLFIGGMVPVVFSALAMKSVGKAAMKMVEEVRRQFKNIPGIMEGTAKPEYDKCVAISTEAALKEMLLPGVLTIGFPIAIALIPMLFGYENVLIAEMLGGYMAGVTVSGVLWAIFQNNAGGAWDNAKKSFEAGVMINGEMTYKGSEAHKAAVTGDTVGDPFKDTSGPSMNILIKLTCLIGLVIAPILGGHTEGDIPNEDISVEMENTMNTEAIAEDISKEVQVNMTSEGGETIAKVRITTTKKGKTTVQQKTFTGTKAEVEKQVQDLKDKA, encoded by the coding sequence ATGGAATCAATGATGATTTATATGCCTGCAATACTTGCAGTCGTTGGCCTCATTTTTATGTGGGCCAAACGTTCCTGGGTACTTAAACAGGATGCCGGGGACGGCAAGATGAAAGATATTTCTTCACACATCTACGAAGGGGCGCTCGCCTTTTTAAATGCAGAATATAAATTACTTAGTTTTTTTGTGGTAGGAGCCAGTATTGCACTAGCTGCAATTGCCTATATAGTGCCAACCACGCATTACCTTATTGTCGTTGCTTTTATTTTTGGTGCGTTTTTCTCTGCCCTTGCCGGAAACATGGGAATGAAAATCGCTACAAAAACTAATGTTAGAACCACACAGGCGGCCAGGACAAGTTTGCCCCAGGCATTAAAAGTTTCTTTTGGTGGCGGTACCGTTATGGGGCTTGGCGTTGCCGGTCTTGCCGTATTGGGGCTTACCGGTTTTTTTATTCTTTTCTTTCATTATTTTATGGGAGGTGAATGGACCAATACTACACAAATGACGGTAGTCCTGGAAACCCTTGCCGGTTTTTCCCTTGGAGCCGAATCTATAGCTTTGTTTGCCCGTGTAGGTGGCGGAATTTATACCAAAGCGGCCGATGTTGGAGCCGATTTAGTAGGTAAAGTTGAAGCAGGAATTCCTGAAGACGATCCTCGAAACCCTGCAACCATTGCAGATAACGTGGGTGATAACGTTGGGGATGTTGCCGGAATGGGTGCCGATCTCTTTGGAAGTTATGTGGCCACCGTTCTTGCCGCGATGGTTTTGGGAAACTATATTATCGAAGATATGGGTGGAAATATCGTCGATGCCGGATTTGGCGGAATTGGCCCTATTTTACTGCCTATGGCTATTGCCGGTGCGGGTATAATAATTTCCATAATCGGAACCTTATTAGTTAAAATTAGCAGTAACTCGGCTAAAGAAGCTGAAGTTCAAAAAGCTTTAAATATTGGAAACTGGACCGCTATAATTCTTGTAGCAGTTGCCAGTTATTTTTTGGTAACCTGGATGCTTCCTAAAGAAACCCTAACGATGGGCTTTTTTGTTGGCGGGGCCGAAGGTTTTGAATATATGGATATTTCATCCATCAGGGTGTTTTACGCTTGTCTAGTAGGAATTGTTGTTGGTGGGGTGATTTCAGCAGTAACAGAATATTATACAGGCCTCGGTAAAAAACCGGTGCTTTCTATCGTGCAAAACTCAAGTACAGGGGCAGGAACAAATATTATTGCCGGTCTCGCTACCGGAATGATCTCAACATTTCTTTCAGTATTATTATTTGCAATTGCTATTTGGGCATCTTACGCTTTCGCGGGATTCTACGGCGTTGCCCTTGCGGCTTCAGCAATGATGGCGACTACGGCAATGCAGTTGGCAATCGATGCTTTTGGCCCTATTGCCGATAATGCAGGTGGAATTGCTGAAATGAGCGAACTTCCAGCTGAGGTTAGAGAACGTACAGATATCCTGGATTCTGTAGGAAACACCACGGCAGCCACAGGAAAAGGTTTTGCGATCGCTTCAGCAGCGCTTACTTCTCTGGCGCTTTTTGCCGCGTATGTAACCTTTACTGGGATTGATGGGATCAATATTTTTAAAGCACCGGTTTTGTCAATGTTATTTATCGGCGGTATGGTGCCGGTTGTTTTTTCAGCATTAGCAATGAAATCTGTTGGGAAAGCAGCCATGAAAATGGTGGAAGAAGTTAGACGACAGTTTAAAAATATTCCCGGGATAATGGAAGGAACCGCGAAACCTGAATATGATAAATGTGTGGCGATTTCTACTGAAGCGGCTTTAAAAGAAATGCTGCTTCCAGGAGTTTTAACCATTGGTTTCCCTATCGCGATCGCCCTGATTCCGATGCTTTTTGGATATGAAAATGTGTTAATTGCTGAAATGCTTGGCGGTTATATGGCCGGGGTTACGGTAAGCGGAGTGCTTTGGGCAATTTTCCAGAATAATGCCGGAGGCGCCTGGGATAACGCTAAAAAATCTTTTGAAGCAGGAGTAATGATTAATGGGGAAATGACTTACAAAGGTTCTGAGGCCCATAAAGCGGCGGTAACCGGAGATACGGTTGGTGATCCTTTTAAAGATACTTCAGGTCCTTCGATGAATATTTTAATAAAATTAACCTGCTTAATTGGTTTGGTGATTGCCCCAATTCTTGGTGGCCATACCGAAGGCGATATTCCTAATGAAGATATTTCTGTAGAAATGGAAAACACTATGAATACTGAAGCCATAGCTGAAGATATTTCAAAAGAAGTTCAGGTGAATATGACTTCAGAAGGAGGTGAAACTATCGCTAAAGTAAGAATTACCACTACTAAAAAAGGAAAAACCACAGTTCAGCAAAAAACCTTTACGGGTACTAAAGCTGAAGTTGAAAAACAGGTACAGGATTTAAAAGATAAAGCCTAA
- a CDS encoding sterol desaturase family protein — protein sequence MESTKLKRPKHKGSPKLFDNPILEKLTHTHISLPLIIFGVIAVALIYYGIIEKGFEAPIMVGLFVAGLFFFTFVEYIMHRYLYHIPATSERKKKISYTMHGVHHDYPKDKSRLAMPPVLSLVVATVLFIIYRAVLGDYVFGFLAGFLIGYAAYLAVHYSVHAFKVPNNFLKILWQHHSIHHYRESDRAFGVSSPLWDHIFGTMPRKTRASKKTAVGNSIDD from the coding sequence ATGGAATCAACAAAACTTAAACGGCCAAAGCACAAGGGTTCTCCAAAGTTATTTGACAACCCAATTTTAGAAAAACTTACCCATACACATATTTCACTTCCTTTAATTATTTTTGGAGTAATTGCAGTGGCTTTAATCTACTACGGAATTATCGAAAAAGGTTTTGAAGCACCAATAATGGTAGGGCTATTCGTAGCCGGACTTTTCTTTTTCACTTTCGTAGAATATATTATGCACCGTTACCTCTACCATATTCCTGCTACCAGTGAAAGAAAGAAAAAGATCTCTTACACCATGCACGGCGTGCATCACGATTACCCTAAAGACAAATCGAGATTAGCAATGCCACCGGTTTTGAGTTTAGTTGTTGCTACCGTACTTTTTATAATTTACCGGGCGGTTCTGGGGGATTATGTCTTTGGATTCCTGGCAGGATTTTTAATAGGATATGCCGCTTATCTGGCAGTACATTATTCGGTACATGCTTTTAAAGTTCCTAACAACTTTCTTAAGATTTTATGGCAACATCACAGCATTCACCATTATCGAGAATCAGACAGAGCTTTTGGTGTTTCTTCACCCCTATGGGATCATATTTTTGGAACAATGCCCAGAAAAACCAGGGCAAGTAAGAAAACTGCCGTTGGAAATAGTATTGATGATTAA
- a CDS encoding DUF7218 family protein — protein MAKDHGPSIKNDEQYEELRDEGMSKSKAARIANDSKSGKKGGKADKYEERTKEELYEKAQEIGIEGRSNMSKDELIKALRNH, from the coding sequence ATGGCTAAAGATCATGGACCATCAATTAAAAACGATGAACAATACGAGGAACTTCGTGATGAAGGAATGAGCAAATCTAAAGCTGCGAGAATTGCCAATGATTCAAAATCGGGCAAGAAAGGGGGGAAGGCCGACAAATATGAAGAGCGTACCAAAGAGGAACTCTATGAGAAAGCCCAGGAGATAGGGATTGAAGGTCGGAGCAATATGAGCAAGGATGAATTGATTAAAGCCCTTAGAAACCACTAG
- a CDS encoding deoxynucleoside kinase, translating to MHVAIAGNIGAGKTTLTKLLAKHYNWEAQYEDVLENPYLEDFYNKMERWSFNLQIYFLNSRFRQILQIRESGKKIIQDRTIYEDAHIFAPNLHAMGLMTNRDFENYSSLFDLMESVVQGPDLLIYLRSSIPNLVSQIHKRGRDYENSISIDYLSRLNERYEAWVHNYNKGNLLIIDVDNINFVDDPEDLGNIINRIDAEIHGLF from the coding sequence ATGCACGTAGCGATTGCAGGGAACATTGGCGCCGGAAAAACCACCCTCACTAAATTATTAGCAAAACATTACAACTGGGAAGCACAGTATGAAGATGTTTTGGAAAACCCCTATCTCGAAGACTTCTATAATAAAATGGAGCGTTGGTCTTTTAACCTCCAGATATACTTTTTAAATAGTAGGTTTCGGCAAATACTCCAAATACGCGAAAGCGGAAAGAAAATTATTCAGGATAGAACGATCTACGAGGATGCGCATATTTTTGCACCCAACCTGCACGCGATGGGTTTAATGACCAATAGAGATTTCGAAAACTATAGCTCCCTTTTTGATCTTATGGAAAGTGTAGTACAGGGACCCGATCTTCTTATTTATTTGAGAAGTAGTATTCCAAACCTGGTTTCCCAAATTCATAAAAGAGGACGCGATTACGAAAACTCTATTTCTATAGACTATTTAAGCAGGCTAAATGAACGCTATGAAGCCTGGGTACATAATTACAACAAAGGCAATCTATTGATCATTGATGTAGATAATATTAACTTTGTAGATGATCCTGAAGACCTGGGAAATATTATAAACCGTATTGACGCTGAGATTCACGGATTGTTTTAA
- a CDS encoding inorganic diphosphatase codes for MSDSFDVLIEIPKGSRNKYEYDFKLKKVRYDRMIFSSMMYPADYGFIPNTLAQDSDPLDVLVLVSEPTFPGVVMEVKPIGVFHMADEKGPDEKIICVPVSDPIWNRLNDLKELNGHMIKEIEHFFKVYKDLEKKKVDVGGWGDATEAREIIKQCVERFENFDGDKGQFGIQP; via the coding sequence ATGTCAGATAGTTTTGATGTATTAATAGAGATCCCGAAAGGGAGTAGAAACAAATATGAGTACGATTTTAAATTGAAGAAAGTCCGTTACGATAGGATGATCTTTTCTTCAATGATGTACCCGGCCGATTACGGTTTTATTCCAAATACCCTTGCGCAGGATAGCGATCCATTAGACGTTTTGGTATTGGTAAGTGAGCCAACTTTCCCTGGTGTTGTGATGGAAGTTAAGCCAATTGGCGTTTTCCACATGGCCGATGAAAAAGGACCGGATGAAAAAATTATTTGTGTGCCGGTTTCAGATCCAATTTGGAATAGATTGAATGATCTAAAAGAATTAAACGGCCATATGATTAAAGAAATTGAACACTTTTTTAAGGTTTATAAAGATCTTGAAAAGAAGAAAGTTGATGTTGGTGGTTGGGGAGATGCCACTGAAGCTCGTGAAATTATAAAGCAGTGTGTAGAGCGTTTTGAGAATTTTGATGGTGATAAAGGTCAATTTGGAATACAACCGTAA
- the ku gene encoding non-homologous end joining protein Ku, producing the protein MRSIWNGSISFGLVSIPVKLYSASESRKLDLDMLDRHDNARIRYKRVNEDTGEEVEWKDIVKGFKQDDEDYVVLEKEDFENANLKKSKTIDIEEFVEEDEVAEVLYKKPYFLEPQKEGGKSYNLLRDALKKTGKLGVATFVMRQKEHLSLVGVYDKALVLHVIRFAEEIRETKDIKLPKTKVAKKEVDMAISLIDQYTTKFDPDKYKDVYNDQLMKIIESKSTGKKPKPQKFKDEPTEAKDLMAKLKASLDKKKKSKAS; encoded by the coding sequence ATGAGATCTATATGGAATGGCTCTATTAGCTTCGGACTGGTTTCTATCCCGGTAAAATTATACTCGGCTTCAGAAAGCAGAAAGCTCGATCTCGATATGTTAGATCGGCATGATAATGCACGTATTCGTTACAAAAGAGTAAATGAAGATACCGGAGAAGAAGTGGAGTGGAAAGATATTGTAAAAGGTTTTAAGCAGGACGATGAGGATTACGTGGTTTTAGAGAAAGAAGATTTTGAAAATGCCAACCTTAAGAAAAGTAAAACCATAGATATTGAAGAATTTGTGGAAGAGGATGAGGTGGCCGAGGTTCTGTATAAAAAACCTTATTTCCTGGAGCCGCAAAAAGAGGGTGGTAAATCCTATAATCTACTTCGTGATGCGCTTAAAAAAACCGGAAAGTTAGGTGTGGCTACTTTTGTGATGCGGCAAAAAGAACATTTGAGTTTGGTTGGAGTCTACGATAAAGCCTTGGTTTTACACGTAATAAGATTTGCGGAAGAAATTAGGGAGACAAAAGATATTAAACTTCCCAAAACCAAAGTTGCCAAGAAAGAGGTTGATATGGCAATTTCGTTAATAGATCAGTACACTACAAAGTTTGATCCCGATAAATATAAAGATGTTTATAATGATCAATTAATGAAAATTATTGAATCTAAAAGTACCGGGAAAAAACCTAAACCACAGAAATTTAAAGATGAGCCTACCGAGGCAAAAGATCTTATGGCTAAATTAAAAGCCAGTCTTGATAAAAAGAAAAAGTCTAAAGCATCCTAA
- a CDS encoding App1 family protein encodes MKKRIRKLAGRYKLIDQVLITPYRSYGTHSHLYIKGRVLDNEPLKITQEANFFKTIKTTYKQFDTFEIPEAKVDLSLPGKVQTSTETNAEGYFLFEDEVKENLAEHSDEEGWLDYDLYYKGPMGKKTELLEDPFTGSFLIPHPEAEYGVISDIDDTILHTGVTSFLKLRLLKNSLLTNAYDRIPLKGAAEFYQKLHEGRDGTPNNPIFYLSNSPWNLYEYLKLFLDHNAFPKGPILLRKFRTPFDGSIKPEKPHKQKEINNILQTYPNMEFILIGDSGEHDASIYTEIAAQHPDRILAIYLRSVNHKKQMNRVRSIIDNFETTPVLMVESSQEAVAHAKEHGFI; translated from the coding sequence ATGAAGAAAAGAATACGCAAGCTTGCCGGTAGGTACAAATTAATTGATCAGGTTTTAATTACTCCTTATAGAAGCTATGGCACGCATTCGCACTTATATATTAAAGGGCGTGTTTTGGATAACGAACCCCTAAAAATAACGCAGGAAGCTAATTTTTTTAAAACCATAAAAACAACTTATAAGCAGTTTGATACGTTCGAAATTCCAGAGGCAAAAGTAGATTTAAGCCTACCCGGAAAAGTGCAAACGAGTACAGAAACCAATGCTGAAGGTTATTTTTTATTTGAAGATGAAGTAAAGGAAAACCTGGCAGAACACTCAGATGAAGAAGGTTGGTTAGATTACGATCTTTACTACAAAGGCCCAATGGGCAAGAAAACCGAATTACTGGAAGATCCTTTTACCGGTAGTTTTTTAATTCCGCATCCTGAAGCAGAATATGGGGTAATTAGCGATATAGATGATACCATTTTACATACCGGTGTTACTTCATTTTTAAAACTTAGATTGCTTAAAAATTCATTATTAACCAATGCCTATGATAGAATTCCACTGAAGGGAGCTGCCGAGTTTTATCAGAAATTGCACGAAGGCCGCGACGGTACGCCTAATAATCCAATTTTCTATTTAAGTAACAGTCCGTGGAATTTATATGAATATCTCAAACTTTTTTTAGATCACAACGCTTTCCCGAAAGGGCCAATTTTACTTCGGAAATTCAGAACGCCATTTGATGGCAGTATAAAACCTGAAAAGCCGCATAAACAGAAGGAAATCAATAATATCTTGCAAACTTATCCAAATATGGAATTTATTCTAATTGGAGACAGTGGCGAACACGATGCTTCTATTTATACTGAAATTGCAGCGCAACATCCAGATAGGATCCTGGCAATCTACCTACGAAGTGTAAATCATAAAAAGCAAATGAACCGCGTGCGCAGTATTATAGATAATTTTGAAACCACGCCGGTGCTTATGGTAGAATCTTCACAAGAAGCCGTGGCACACGCAAAGGAACACGGATTTATATAA
- the ligD gene encoding DNA ligase D, which yields MSLADYKKKRNFKNTPEPGADFSTENRGRFVIQRHEATRLHYDLRLEMNGVLKSWAVPKGPSMNPKDKRLAIETEDHPVKYLDFEGTIPKGNYGAGEMQIWDKGTFKAAAKTKDNLEEQWEDGNLKIVFTGSKIKGEFALVKTKRGDKKNQWLLIKKNDDFSTDLDYDAEVFTEKIGQNKADKKQEGKVRKINPSEFIKPMLATTGKKIFNDPDWIYELKWDGYRALAHIEDGKVDLYSRNGISFNSKFPKLVEDLEQVENNVILDGEIVVLNKDGISQFQALQNYDENTRGSLRFYVFDMLFLNGHSMLDLPLLERKSLIPEVIEDLDMVQYCDHIEGMGTAFYKKAIDSGMEGVIAKKADATYSPGYRTEKWLKIKDENSREVLICGYTTSEGAVFGSLIMGAYEDDELKYIGNCGTGFSNDEQKELLKKFKSRERKTSPFSEKINLKGREPVWMRPDLVAEVKYSEITKTGKLRHPVFKALRKDKDPEEISAEEVIENKTSKEKQTKKTSSKKSAEILEIDGIEVPFTNLDKMYWPDSGFRKYDLIDYYIQVSEVMLPYLKDRPQNLHRHPNGIKKQGFYQKDNEGNLPDWVATTEIYSESSEKDIDYLLCQNEATLLYMANLGCIEINPWNSRIDNLDNPDYTVIDLDPSDKNTFDEVIEVAQAAKEVMDLAKIEGFCKTSGSSGLHIYIPLGGNYNYEEARDFTKLLCYYIAEKVPKITSMDRAKKKRKDKIYLDYLQNRRGQTLASVYCARPKPGAPVSAPLEWKEVKSGLKILDFNIKNMSQRIQKKGDLFKKVLQKGIDMEQAMQSLESS from the coding sequence ATGAGTTTAGCCGATTATAAAAAAAAGCGAAACTTTAAAAACACGCCAGAACCCGGCGCCGATTTTTCTACCGAAAATCGCGGCCGGTTTGTTATTCAGCGGCACGAAGCTACCCGCTTGCATTATGACCTACGCCTGGAAATGAATGGCGTTCTTAAAAGCTGGGCCGTACCTAAAGGACCTTCGATGAATCCGAAAGATAAACGCCTGGCGATTGAAACCGAAGATCATCCCGTTAAATATTTAGATTTTGAAGGTACTATCCCAAAAGGAAATTATGGAGCGGGGGAAATGCAGATTTGGGATAAAGGCACTTTTAAAGCTGCTGCGAAAACTAAGGATAACCTGGAAGAACAATGGGAAGATGGTAACCTGAAAATCGTTTTTACCGGTAGCAAAATTAAAGGTGAATTCGCTTTGGTAAAAACTAAGCGAGGAGATAAAAAGAACCAGTGGCTACTTATTAAAAAAAACGATGATTTCTCTACCGATCTGGATTATGATGCGGAAGTTTTTACCGAAAAAATAGGCCAAAATAAAGCCGATAAAAAGCAAGAAGGGAAAGTTAGAAAAATAAACCCTTCAGAATTTATAAAGCCAATGCTCGCTACCACCGGCAAGAAAATTTTTAACGACCCCGATTGGATTTACGAGTTAAAATGGGATGGTTATCGTGCCCTGGCTCATATTGAAGACGGCAAGGTTGATCTCTATTCCCGCAATGGGATTTCCTTTAATTCTAAATTTCCAAAACTGGTAGAGGATTTAGAGCAGGTTGAAAATAATGTGATCTTAGACGGTGAAATTGTGGTTTTGAATAAAGATGGAATTTCACAGTTTCAGGCTTTACAAAATTACGATGAAAATACTCGCGGAAGCTTGCGTTTCTATGTTTTTGATATGCTCTTTCTCAACGGGCATTCTATGTTAGATCTGCCGCTTTTAGAACGAAAAAGTTTAATTCCTGAAGTTATTGAAGACCTGGACATGGTTCAATATTGTGACCATATTGAAGGTATGGGAACGGCCTTTTATAAAAAAGCCATAGATTCAGGCATGGAAGGGGTGATCGCTAAGAAAGCAGATGCTACCTATTCTCCAGGCTATAGAACTGAAAAATGGTTAAAAATAAAGGATGAGAATTCACGAGAAGTGCTTATTTGCGGATACACCACTTCAGAAGGTGCTGTTTTTGGTTCCTTGATTATGGGCGCTTATGAAGATGATGAGCTAAAATATATAGGGAACTGCGGGACCGGTTTTTCAAATGATGAACAGAAAGAATTGTTGAAAAAGTTTAAAAGTAGGGAACGTAAAACCTCTCCTTTTTCAGAAAAAATAAATTTAAAAGGGAGAGAGCCGGTTTGGATGCGCCCCGATTTGGTTGCTGAGGTAAAGTATTCGGAAATTACAAAAACAGGAAAACTACGACATCCAGTTTTTAAAGCGCTCCGAAAAGATAAAGATCCCGAAGAAATTTCAGCGGAAGAAGTTATTGAAAATAAAACTTCAAAAGAAAAGCAAACAAAAAAAACTTCTTCAAAGAAATCTGCCGAAATCCTGGAAATAGATGGTATAGAAGTGCCATTTACCAATTTAGATAAAATGTATTGGCCAGATTCCGGGTTTAGAAAATACGATTTAATAGATTATTATATACAGGTTTCAGAAGTGATGTTGCCTTATTTAAAAGACAGGCCACAAAATCTACATCGGCATCCCAATGGAATCAAAAAACAAGGCTTTTACCAGAAAGATAACGAAGGAAATTTACCCGATTGGGTAGCGACTACTGAAATTTATTCGGAATCTTCAGAAAAAGACATCGACTATTTGCTTTGCCAGAACGAGGCTACGCTTTTATATATGGCGAATTTGGGTTGTATAGAGATCAATCCATGGAATTCAAGGATTGATAACCTGGATAATCCAGATTATACGGTGATAGATTTAGATCCTTCAGATAAAAATACTTTTGATGAAGTGATTGAAGTTGCCCAGGCCGCGAAAGAAGTCATGGATTTAGCCAAAATTGAGGGTTTCTGTAAAACTTCCGGTTCCAGCGGACTTCATATTTATATTCCGCTAGGCGGAAATTATAATTATGAAGAGGCACGTGACTTCACCAAATTGCTGTGCTATTATATTGCAGAAAAAGTTCCGAAAATAACCAGTATGGATCGCGCTAAAAAGAAGCGAAAAGACAAGATATATCTCGATTATTTGCAAAATAGAAGAGGTCAAACCCTGGCTTCAGTCTATTGTGCTCGCCCAAAACCCGGTGCGCCGGTTTCCGCTCCACTAGAATGGAAAGAAGTAAAAAGCGGACTCAAAATTCTGGATTTCAACATTAAAAATATGTCGCAACGAATTCAGAAAAAAGGTGATCTATTTAAAAAAGTACTCCAAAAGGGAATCGATATGGAGCAGGCTATGCAAAGCTTAGAATCTTCCTAA